The Equus quagga isolate Etosha38 unplaced genomic scaffold, UCLA_HA_Equagga_1.0 220_RagTag, whole genome shotgun sequence genome window below encodes:
- the LOC124233737 gene encoding transmembrane protein 229B: protein MASAEPLTALSRWYLYAIHGYFCEVMFTAAWEFVVNLNWKFPGVTSVWALFIYGTSILIVERMYLRLRGRCPLLVRCLIYTLWTYLWEFTTGYILRQFNACPWDYSQFDFDFMGLITLEYAVPWFCGALIVEQFVIRNTLRLRFDKDAEPGEPGGPLALANGHVKTD, encoded by the coding sequence ATGGCTTCAGCCGAGCCCCTGACGGCGCTGTCCCGCTGGTATCTGTACGCCATCCATGGCTACTTCTGCGAGGTGATGTTCACGGCAGCCTGGGAGTTCGTGGTGAACTTGAACTGGAAGTTCCCGGGGGTCACGAGCGTGTGGGCGCTCTTCATCTACGGCACCTCCATCCTTATCGTGGAGCGCATGTACTTGCGCCTGCGGGGCCGCTGCCCGCTGCTGGTGCGCTGCCTCATCTACACGCTCTGGACCTACCTGTGGGAGTTCACCACCGGCTACATCCTGCGTCAGTTCAACGCCTGCCCCTGGGACTACTCCCAGTTCGACTTTGACTTCATGGGCCTCATCACCCTGGAGTACGCCGTGCCCTGGTTCTGCGGGGCCCTCATCGTGGAGCAGTTCGTCATCCGCAACACCCTGCGCCTCCGCtttgacaaggatgcagagccCGGGGAGCCCGGCGGCCCCTTGGCCCTGGCCAACGGCCACGTTAAGACTGACTGA